The DNA segment CATTGTTCTTTTTTTGTTTTCTATTAATATTTAAAAACTTTACCCCTATAATAAGGGACTGCAAAGGTAAGACAATACATTTTATAAATCAAGGGGTTAACATAAAAATAATTCAGCGGAAACCTGACATCAGGCAGGGTAGATCACTAATCCGGGATTATCGCTACAGACTTCGGGAATCCTTCACGCAGTGTCTGCCTTTGGGAGGCAGCTGACTGGCAGGATACTATAAAAATGCAATGTAGAAACAGGTTCGAAACTGCTTCCAATGAACCCCGGATAGAACAGGGACAAAATCCGTGTTTCATCCGGGTGTTATCCGCAATTGATACGGCTTTTATTCCTCGCTTTTCCGAAGCAATTCCCAACCCCTCCCTTTTCTCCTCAGGTAAGGCAGATCATCACAAAAAACAGTCCCGCAAAACAAGCAGCAGATTTACATTGAGCCACTATGGAGTTAATAATATACCCAGTCCTAAATAATCCGCTTCCGTTTTATGGAGGTAAACTTTTGTCTGCACTGCGGCCCAGTCCATCACATAATACTTCAACCCTGCCGTCCAGTACGTCTTAACCTCTTCGGACGATTTAGAAAAATGATTATAATGCAGATAATATCCATACTTAGCCATGACAGCCAGGCGGTCCATCCAAAAATCAGGGCCAATAGCCAACCCCACCCTCCAGCGGTCCAATGAGGTTGCCAATGACTGGTCAGTCTGAAGATTATTTTGATAAACAGTATGGTAATAGACCGCATCTATGCCCGAGCTACAACCCAAAAGTGGATTTAACCGATAATTATACCCCGCATAAAGGCCCGTCTTATACAAGCCTTCCCGACTTCTCACTACTCCCCTGCGGCCAATGTTAACCCCAAAGTCAAACTGATGCCGGCTCAATCCCAGACGGTCCTTTCTCTCTGTTGTATCCCTTTTCGGCTGTCCTGATGAACGCAGCATCTGAAGAACTCCAAAGCTTAAACTACTAATGTTTATCCCATAATTAGGTGTTCTTATTGCTGCATTAGAAAAATGCAGCACATCCATTCCCGCGGATAATCGCGTGTAAGGCGCAACTTTAGCCGCTACTTTCAGTGCCATTCTGGAAGCAAAATTGAGGTGGCTTCCAATCAATATATTCCGGTTTGTGAAATAAGTCTGCCCCAGATACCCTATCCCCAAGCCCGGCGCAACCCATAACTCCGCATACTTAGATTTTAGCAACGTGAAGTTCAACGCCGCAACAATGGCATAGGCATCTCCAAATAAATTAGGTCTTGGATCTGAACTCAGTGTTACCTTTTCCATGTTCTTATAATTAAACACAAGGTCAACGCTGTTTAGACGAAGCATACGCATCCAGGGTCTTGGATGGTTGTTCTTCTGAATATGATAAGTCAATTCTCCACCAAAAGCAGAGCCGCGGAGCTTATTTCCAGCAGTAAAAAGCGCTAAAGAAATCTGGGGAGAGAACTCAAGACTGTTCCAGTGGTCCGACTTCTGTCGGCCATAACAATGGCTCGCCAATATTAATAGGCATAAAAATAATATGGCGCAAGAACAACGAACACCCCCTATGTAGTTCATTACGCAGCATATATAAAGAAAATAAACCTATTTAATGGAATGTATTCAAATAAAGTTTTTCAACTTTTTTTCTTGCCCAATCTGTTTTACGCAAAAACTTTAAACTGGACTTCAGGCTGGGGTTATTCTGAAAGCAGTCGATGCGAATCAATACACCCAATTCTGGCCAGCCATAATGCCATACCAGTTGTTTAACAATAAACTCCAGTGTTTTACCGTGCAATGGGTTATTTGGCTGTCCTGCTTCCGTCATGCGACAAAATTAAAAAGAATTTCCGGCTCTAATGACTAAATTTGTTGTAATCAGTTTTATTTAATCCATAACAGATGCAATTTAAATTAGGAGATTTTGTTCGTTTTGTAGACGAAAACATAGAAGGGTACATTACCAGAATCATAGATAAAGACACGATAGGCGTAACCGATTCCAATGATTTTGAAATTCCTGTCCAAGCGACAAAAGTTACCCTGGTACATGGAGAAATTCCCGACAACGACATTGTTTCGAATCGTCCGGCGGTAGTCGTACCTGAAGCACAATTTATTAAAGAAGGAATTTATCTGGGCCTGATCACAGATCAACACAGTAGTTCAGTGGCCCATTTTCACCTGGTTAATGAAAGTTCCTTTCAGCTTCTGGCCAGCCTGACCACAGAAAAAGGCGATCACTACAAAGGTGAGTTTGCAGCAATAGTTCCGGCACATTCGACAAAGAAAATCTATTCTGCCCAACTTGGAGACATCCAGATCTGGCCGAAATTTAAACTGGAGATCTTATTTCATACACCGGCAAATGTGGAGCCTAAAGATGCCATCATTTATCATGAACGCATCAAAGGAAAAGATCTTTCTGTAGCTAAAGAAGAAATCGCCCTGCTCAAACAAAAAGGCTGGCTGATCCGTCTTGATGCTGCCGAAGCCTTAATTGACGCAGAAAAACTTAAAGAAAGCTTTTTTAAAGCACGATAACACAAAAACCCAACGTAATGAAAAATCTATCCCCCCTCTTCGCGATTCTTTTTTGTATTCCATTAATGGCAGTCACCTGTAACCGCCCAATGGAAAAAGCCGATGAGCCCCGGCTGAAGGACATCAAATTACCTGATGGATTCAAGATAGCAGTTTATGCTAAGGTTGACAATGCCCGGTCTATGGCTCTTGGCAGCAATGGAACCGTTTTCGTAGGCAATCGCGATGGCGATAAAGTCTATGCCCTGGTAGATGCAGATAAGGATGGGGTGGCAGAAAAAACATACGTTATTGCCCAGGGATTAAAAGACATGCCAAATGGAATTGCCTTTAAAGATGGCAGTTTATACGTGGCGGAGGTCAGCAAAATCTGGCGCTTTGATCAGATAGAAGATCACCTGGCCAATCCGCCAAAGCCCATATTGCTGTACGATAAACTTCCTAAGGATACCCACCATGGATGGAAATATCTGGGTTTTGGACCAGACGGGAAGCTTTACTTTCCAATCGGGGCTCCCTGCAATATTTGCGACAACACAGATAAAGACAAGAGATATGCCTCCATCCTGCGGATGAATCCGGACGGAACAGGTCTGGAGATTTTTGCCAATGGGGTCAGAAATTCTGTTGGTTTCGACTGGAATCCCCTGACCAAAGATTTGTGGTTTACCGACAATGGAAGAGATATGCTTGGCGAAGACATTCCTGGAGATGAGCTGAACCGTGCCGATAAACCGGGCATGCATTTCGGTTATCCTTTTGTCCATGCCGGAGACCTCTTAGATCCGGAATTTGGGAAAGGAAAAGACCCTAAAAACTTTAGTGCCCCCCAGAGAAAGCTAGATGCACATGTCGCTGCTTTGGGAATGAAATTTTATACAGGAGACCAATTTCCAAAAAGCTATAAAAATCAGATCTTAATCCCGGAACACGGCTCATGGAACCGCAAAATCCCATCGGGTTATCGCCTGATGCTGGTTAAACTGGATGGGAATAAAGTATTGAGTTATGAACCATTTGCCACAGGTTGGTTAAAAGAAGGAAAAGCCTGGGGAAGACCGGTAGACATCCTGCAGTTACCCGATGGCTCCATCCTGGTTTCCGACGATTTCGCCAATCTGGTCTACAGAATCTCTTATAAAGACTAATATTTTAGATCAGAATATTGTCTTTCCAATTATTTTTTTGTAATCTGTTGCCCTAGTTAAAATAACAATAAATGAGCGCAACAGATTACAATTTTGACTTCCAAACCATTGGCAAAAAAACGCATGACCTTCTGATCAAATGGGGAGTCTCAGATAGCATTGCCGACTATATTAACCTGCTTGGACTATCACTGGTCCTTGCCATTGCAGTTTATCTCCTGCATTATGTCCTCAGACGTTTATTAAGGATCACCCTAATCCGCATTACAAAACGCACCAAGATTGATTTTTTCCATCATTTACTGGAAAATCGATTTTCTCATTTTGTAGCACTGACTACGGCTGTTGCGCTGGTAAAAAGTTCCATTCCGGTGGTATTTTATTCCTTCCCAAGTCTAATCGCCCCTTTAAATAAACTGACAGAAGTATACCTGGTCATCATCATCATTTGGCTGATCATCTCTCTCATCCGCTCCGGTGCAGACTCCCTAAGAAAAAAGTCTGCCTTCAAATCGAAGCCTATAGAAAGCTATATGCAGGTGATCAGAATCATCTTGTTTTTTATTGGCGCCGTGATCATCTTCTCCAACCTGACCGGAAAATCTCCACTTACTTTCTTTACGGCTATGGGAGCGATCTCGGCAGTATTGCTATTGATGTTCAAAGATACCATTATGGGGTTTGTGGCCAGCATACAAGTGAGTACCAATGATACTGTCCGTATCGGCGATTGGATTACCATGGCAAAATATGGTGCCGACGGTGATGTGGTAGAAATTAACCTGACCACGGTGAAAGTGCAGAACTTTGATAAAACCATTACCACCATCCCAACCTATTCCCTGATTTCGGATTCCTTTCAAAATTGGCGTGGCATGACACAATCCGGAGGAAGAAGAATAAAAAGAGCCATCTTTATCAGACAATCCACCATTCGTTTTCTTACTTATGAAGAAATTGAACAATTCAGAAGAATTCAATCCCTGACCTCTTATATCGACCACCGCCAAAAAGACATCGATAAACATAACGAACGTATTGGAGCAGATAAAAGCCTGTTGATTAACGGCAGAAACCTAACCAACGCAGGACTATACAGGAAGTATATCGACAACTACATTTCAAACCATACCGGTTTACATAAAAAGATGACGATGATGGTCAGGCAATTGGCCCCTACTCCTAGCGGCCTGCCACTGGAGATCTATGCTTTTACAGGCACTACCAAATGGGTTGACTACGAATACATCATGGCAGATATATTTGACCATCTGCTCGCTTCTGCCAGTTATTTCGATCTGAAGGTCCATGAAATGGACATCATCTCTCCTGATCAATAAAAAATCCCCTTGCGCAAATGCACAAGGGGATTTTTTTTATTCGATTTGAAAACTATTTAGTCCAGCTGTTATTTGCAGCATTGCTGTCGGGCAGTACCCGCTCCGGATCAAGTGTCACTGAAATTACTTCCTCTGTGGTCGGATAATTAACCGTCCACTTCGTGTTACGCATCCAGACATCTACCGGAAGCTTAATGATATCAGTCTTTCCACTCTTTGTTTTGATTTCAATAATCACTGGCATTGGCATTTTTTCCAAATTTGCAACCACGATATCATAACCCGTTCTTGCACCATCTTTGGTCAGTTCCTTCACCTCAGAAATGGCCTGATCTGTTTTCCAGTTTTCCATAAACCAGCCTCTCCAGAACCAGGAAAGATCCTCTCCTGCGCCATTCTCCATTGCACGGAAAAAGTCGAAAGGACTGGGGTGTTTATAGGCCCAGTTTTCAATATATTTTTTAAAGGCATAATCAAAACGATCGGCACCTAAAACATGATTTCTTAATACGTTCAAGCCCCAAGACGGTTTATAGTAAAGGTTTACCCCAATATTGGCCTCCTTCATCGCATCAGGACTTAACATCACATATTCTAAGGCGTCATTACTTAAATACTTAGCAATACCCTGCATATTTTCAGGTTTGCTCTTATACTCTCCATTATTGAATGCTGCTTTAGACAAACCATTGATAAAGGTGTTAAAGCCTTCGTCCATCCAGCCGAATTTACGCTCATTACTTCCTACAATCATTGGGAACCAGGTATGTCCGAATTCATGATCAATTACCCCCCAGGCGCTTCCATTTTTTGCATTCCAGCCACAAAACACAATTCCCGGATATTCCATCCCCCCAACATTACTGGCTACATTTACCGCCATTGGATAAGGGTATTCAAACCATTTGTTGGAATAATACTCTATGGAAGATTTCACATACTCTACACCCCGGCCATAACTATCTTTACCATTACTCTCTACCGGATGTGCAGAAACCGCAAGCGACTTCTTCCCACTTGGCAGGTTAATCCTGGCGGCATCTAAAACAAATGCTTTTGAAGAAGCCCAGGCAACATCGCGGGTGTTTTTAATTTTAAATTTCCAGGTTAATGTCCCTTTTGCAGGGCGGGATTTTGGATCCGTTACTTCCGACTCAGATCGG comes from the Pedobacter sp. FW305-3-2-15-E-R2A2 genome and includes:
- a CDS encoding acyloxyacyl hydrolase, with translation MASHCYGRQKSDHWNSLEFSPQISLALFTAGNKLRGSAFGGELTYHIQKNNHPRPWMRMLRLNSVDLVFNYKNMEKVTLSSDPRPNLFGDAYAIVAALNFTLLKSKYAELWVAPGLGIGYLGQTYFTNRNILIGSHLNFASRMALKVAAKVAPYTRLSAGMDVLHFSNAAIRTPNYGINISSLSFGVLQMLRSSGQPKRDTTERKDRLGLSRHQFDFGVNIGRRGVVRSREGLYKTGLYAGYNYRLNPLLGCSSGIDAVYYHTVYQNNLQTDQSLATSLDRWRVGLAIGPDFWMDRLAVMAKYGYYLHYNHFSKSSEEVKTYWTAGLKYYVMDWAAVQTKVYLHKTEADYLGLGILLTP
- a CDS encoding VF530 family protein, with the protein product MTEAGQPNNPLHGKTLEFIVKQLVWHYGWPELGVLIRIDCFQNNPSLKSSLKFLRKTDWARKKVEKLYLNTFH
- a CDS encoding sorbosone dehydrogenase family protein produces the protein MKNLSPLFAILFCIPLMAVTCNRPMEKADEPRLKDIKLPDGFKIAVYAKVDNARSMALGSNGTVFVGNRDGDKVYALVDADKDGVAEKTYVIAQGLKDMPNGIAFKDGSLYVAEVSKIWRFDQIEDHLANPPKPILLYDKLPKDTHHGWKYLGFGPDGKLYFPIGAPCNICDNTDKDKRYASILRMNPDGTGLEIFANGVRNSVGFDWNPLTKDLWFTDNGRDMLGEDIPGDELNRADKPGMHFGYPFVHAGDLLDPEFGKGKDPKNFSAPQRKLDAHVAALGMKFYTGDQFPKSYKNQILIPEHGSWNRKIPSGYRLMLVKLDGNKVLSYEPFATGWLKEGKAWGRPVDILQLPDGSILVSDDFANLVYRISYKD
- a CDS encoding mechanosensitive ion channel domain-containing protein, which gives rise to MSATDYNFDFQTIGKKTHDLLIKWGVSDSIADYINLLGLSLVLAIAVYLLHYVLRRLLRITLIRITKRTKIDFFHHLLENRFSHFVALTTAVALVKSSIPVVFYSFPSLIAPLNKLTEVYLVIIIIWLIISLIRSGADSLRKKSAFKSKPIESYMQVIRIILFFIGAVIIFSNLTGKSPLTFFTAMGAISAVLLLMFKDTIMGFVASIQVSTNDTVRIGDWITMAKYGADGDVVEINLTTVKVQNFDKTITTIPTYSLISDSFQNWRGMTQSGGRRIKRAIFIRQSTIRFLTYEEIEQFRRIQSLTSYIDHRQKDIDKHNERIGADKSLLINGRNLTNAGLYRKYIDNYISNHTGLHKKMTMMVRQLAPTPSGLPLEIYAFTGTTKWVDYEYIMADIFDHLLASASYFDLKVHEMDIISPDQ
- a CDS encoding M1 family metallopeptidase, which encodes MNKPTLLLALLCAFGFSSMGQQTTGNYDPHVAFNPLFYTQNGNEYRSANGYPGAKYWQNRADYHITAKLDEAKNSVTGSVTITYKNNSPDKLPFLWLQLDQNLFAEQSRGNSLIAAGSRYGARGEKVEGGYKIEGLSVSQKAKPVKFTSLTEDTRMQIRLNEPLAANGETITIKMDFSFVIPINGSDRMGHLVTKNGEIFAIAQWFPRMSVYDDILGWNTLPYWGAGEFYCEYGDVDFSVTAPANHIVMGSGELLNPQEVFTAEQLARWNAAKLSDKTIAIRSESEVTDPKSRPAKGTLTWKFKIKNTRDVAWASSKAFVLDAARINLPSGKKSLAVSAHPVESNGKDSYGRGVEYVKSSIEYYSNKWFEYPYPMAVNVASNVGGMEYPGIVFCGWNAKNGSAWGVIDHEFGHTWFPMIVGSNERKFGWMDEGFNTFINGLSKAAFNNGEYKSKPENMQGIAKYLSNDALEYVMLSPDAMKEANIGVNLYYKPSWGLNVLRNHVLGADRFDYAFKKYIENWAYKHPSPFDFFRAMENGAGEDLSWFWRGWFMENWKTDQAISEVKELTKDGARTGYDIVVANLEKMPMPVIIEIKTKSGKTDIIKLPVDVWMRNTKWTVNYPTTEEVISVTLDPERVLPDSNAANNSWTK